One segment of Macaca fascicularis isolate 582-1 chromosome 2, T2T-MFA8v1.1 DNA contains the following:
- the SUCNR1 gene encoding succinate receptor 1, translating to MLGTVAWNATCENWLAAEAALEKYYLSIFYGIEFIVGILGNTIVVYGYIFSLKNWNSSNVYLFNLSISDFAFLCTLPMLIRSYANGNWIYGDVLCISNRYVLHANLYTSILFLTFISIDRYLVIKYPFREHLLQKKEFAILISLAIWVLVTLELLPILPLINPVITDNGTTCNDFASSGDPNYNLIYSMCLTLLGFLIPLFVMCFFYYKIAVFLKQRSRQVAPALPLEKPLNLVIMAVVIFSVLFTPYHVMRNVRIASRLGSWKQYQCTQVIIHSFYIVTRPLAFLNSVINPVFYFLLGDHFRDMLMNQLRHNFKSLTSLTSREK from the coding sequence gcATGGAATGCAACTTGCGAAAACTGGCTGGCCGCAGAGGCTGCCCTGGAAAAGTATtacctttccattttttatggGATTGAGTTCATTGTGGGAATCCTTGGAAATACTATTGTTGTTTATGGCTACATCTTCTCTCTGAAGAATTGGAACAGCAGTAATGTCTATCTCTTTAACCTCTCTATCTCTGACTTCGCTTTTCTGTGTACCCTCCCCATGCTGATAAGGAGTTACGCCAATGGAAACTGGATATATGGAGACGTGCTCTGCATAAGCAACCGATATGTGCTCCATGCCAACCTCTATACCAGCAttctctttctcacttttatCAGCATAGATCGATACTTGGTAATTAAGTATCCTTTCCGAGAACACCTTCTGCAAAAGAAAGAGTTTGCTATTTTAATCTCCTTGGCCATCTGGGTTTTAGTAACGTTAGAGTTACTGCCCATACTTCCCCTTATAAATCCTGTTATAACTGACAATGGCACCACCTGTAATGATTTTGCAAGTTCTGGAGACCCCAACTACAACCTCATTTACAGCATGTGTCTAACACTGTTGGGGTTCCTTATTCCTCTTTTTgtaatgtgtttcttttattataagaTTGCTGTCTTCCTAAAGCAGAGGAGTAGACAGGTTGCTCCTGCTCTACCCCTTGAAAAGCCTCTCAACTTGGTCATCATGGCAGTGGTAATCTTCTCCGTGCTTTTTACACCCTATCATGTCATGCGGAATGTGAGGATCGCTTCACGCCTGGGGAGCTGGAAGCAGTATCAATGCACTCAGGTCATCATCCACTCCTTTTACATTGTGACACGACCGTTGGCTTTTCTGAACAGTGTCATCAACCctgtcttctattttcttttgggaGATCACTTCAGGGACATGCTGATGAATCAACTGAGACACAACTTTAAATCCCTTACCTCCCTTACCTCCAGAGAAAAGTGA